A region of Nostoc sp. 'Peltigera membranacea cyanobiont' N6 DNA encodes the following proteins:
- a CDS encoding aldo/keto reductase yields MTLPTTNLGKTGLTVSRLCLGTMTFGLQTDEETSRDILDTAADGGINFLDTADVYPLGGGLATAGRTEEIVGRWLKGKREHFILATKCVGRVGPAPWDRGASRKHILDAIDASLRRLGTDYIDLYQLHSDDTSTPLDETLEALDAVVRAGKVRYIGVSNFLAYRLARALGRAETRNLTRFVSIQPRYNLLFREIERELLPLAKEEGLGVISYNPLAGGLLTGKHILAEGPTTGTRFTLGAAAERYQDRYWHDREFNTVEELRTVADLAGLSLATLAVAWVLSNPIITAPIIGASRPQQLADNLKAVELKLDDSLKQKLDDITAEYRRGDSLR; encoded by the coding sequence ATGACTTTACCAACAACCAATCTCGGAAAAACAGGATTAACCGTCTCCCGCCTTTGTCTCGGCACTATGACCTTTGGATTGCAGACTGACGAAGAAACTTCTAGAGATATCCTCGATACTGCCGCCGATGGCGGAATTAACTTTTTAGATACAGCCGATGTTTATCCACTTGGCGGCGGACTTGCCACTGCTGGGCGTACCGAAGAAATCGTTGGACGCTGGCTGAAAGGCAAACGCGAACATTTTATCTTGGCTACCAAGTGCGTTGGTCGAGTCGGCCCTGCACCTTGGGATCGGGGGGCTTCGCGCAAACATATTCTAGATGCGATCGATGCTTCCTTGCGACGACTGGGAACCGACTATATCGACCTGTACCAATTGCACTCTGACGATACCTCCACCCCACTTGATGAAACTCTGGAAGCGCTGGACGCGGTTGTTCGTGCTGGCAAGGTACGCTACATCGGGGTTTCCAACTTCTTAGCCTACCGACTCGCCCGCGCCTTGGGTCGCGCCGAGACGCGCAATCTAACCAGATTCGTCTCAATTCAGCCCCGCTACAACCTGTTATTCCGCGAAATTGAGCGAGAACTATTGCCCCTGGCGAAAGAAGAAGGATTGGGTGTAATTTCCTACAATCCCTTGGCGGGTGGTCTGCTCACCGGCAAACACATTCTCGCTGAAGGCCCCACCACCGGTACACGTTTCACGCTAGGCGCTGCCGCAGAACGTTATCAAGATCGCTACTGGCACGATCGCGAATTTAATACTGTCGAAGAATTACGCACAGTCGCCGATCTCGCCGGATTGTCTCTCGCCACCCTAGCAGTAGCTTGGGTTTTATCTAATCCCATTATCACTGCCCCCATCATCGGCGCTAGCCGCCCACAACAACTTGCTGACAACCTCAAGGCAGTGGAACTAAAACTCGACGACAGTTTGAAACAAAAATTAGACGACATAACCGCCGAATACCGCAGGGGAGATTCTCTGCGTTAG
- a CDS encoding ABC transporter ATP-binding protein codes for MTKKTRQFKSFQRAADAPNLPSTPFRFILYFVNQFRWWYVLMAILEVIHATCGIMLPYAIGEIIRGVTKSTGDGKPIFDAMRQPLMLFTALSVGEVVFGRSAGLLQTILHPIHRQHIVRSLYAYLQHHSHRYMSSSFSGALAHRISETSLGVTQTMQMMITEFMPVIVVYTVATTILYRAYPPLAALVGIWAVLFISISFWLATRCRIYSRKAAAARSETTGIIVDAVTNLTSSRLFARLGFERRYLNEQLGREIKQVRKSNWYSERIRWFQFISAAILKISTLYYSLSLWSQGKIATADFVVATSLSLLIISEARNLSRRFLEFFEHIGNVANGVLIIVQPHELIDRDRAIAHPITQGKIEFRRVNFNYSDEKKVFTNLSVTIQPGQRVGLVGFSGSGKSSFVNLILRLFDPQSGQIIIDGVDIRDMTQDALHAQISLIPQDPSLFHRTLLENIRYGRLDATDEEVFEAARKANAHDFIIQSQDGYNSLVGERGVKLSGGQRQRIAIARVILKDAPILILDEATSSLDSITEKAIQDTLDLVMNGKTVIVVAHRLSTIVHLDRILVFDKGRIIEDGSHTKLLALGGAYHRLWKMQAGGFLPENLGEERIHEVRTNTDNVQKGIIA; via the coding sequence ATGACAAAAAAGACCAGACAATTCAAATCTTTTCAACGTGCTGCCGATGCACCAAACCTGCCATCAACTCCATTCAGGTTCATTTTGTATTTCGTTAACCAGTTTCGCTGGTGGTATGTGTTAATGGCGATCCTGGAGGTAATACATGCAACCTGTGGCATTATGTTGCCCTATGCCATTGGTGAGATCATCCGGGGCGTGACGAAATCAACGGGCGACGGCAAGCCCATTTTTGATGCCATGAGGCAACCCCTGATGCTGTTCACCGCTTTGAGTGTGGGTGAAGTGGTATTTGGGCGATCGGCTGGACTCTTGCAAACCATCCTTCATCCCATCCACCGACAGCATATTGTGCGATCGCTCTATGCCTACTTACAACACCATTCCCATCGCTACATGAGCAGCAGTTTTTCCGGGGCTTTGGCACATCGGATTAGCGAAACCTCTCTGGGTGTTACTCAGACGATGCAAATGATGATTACTGAATTTATGCCAGTAATCGTTGTGTATACCGTCGCCACGACAATACTGTATCGCGCCTATCCTCCATTGGCTGCACTCGTGGGGATATGGGCAGTTCTCTTCATCAGTATTTCGTTCTGGCTGGCAACTCGCTGCCGAATTTACTCCCGAAAAGCCGCCGCCGCTAGAAGTGAGACAACTGGCATTATTGTAGATGCAGTAACAAATCTCACCAGTAGCCGATTGTTTGCCCGTTTGGGTTTTGAACGACGCTATTTGAATGAGCAATTAGGACGCGAAATCAAACAGGTAAGAAAATCCAATTGGTACTCGGAGCGAATTCGCTGGTTTCAGTTCATCTCGGCAGCCATTTTGAAAATCAGTACTTTGTATTACTCGCTCTCTCTCTGGAGTCAAGGGAAGATCGCTACTGCTGATTTCGTCGTCGCAACCAGCCTGTCGCTATTGATTATCAGTGAAGCCCGGAATTTGAGCCGCCGCTTTCTGGAGTTTTTTGAACATATTGGTAATGTCGCCAATGGTGTTTTGATTATCGTTCAACCCCACGAGTTGATTGATCGCGATCGCGCGATCGCCCATCCAATTACTCAAGGTAAGATTGAATTTCGCCGCGTGAACTTCAACTACTCGGATGAAAAGAAAGTTTTTACCAACCTTTCTGTCACCATTCAACCGGGACAGCGCGTTGGATTGGTAGGTTTCTCTGGTTCTGGAAAATCCAGCTTTGTCAATCTGATTCTGCGTTTGTTCGACCCCCAATCTGGACAAATTATCATTGATGGGGTCGATATTCGAGATATGACTCAGGATGCTCTACACGCTCAAATCAGTTTGATTCCTCAAGATCCATCTCTGTTCCATCGCACTTTGTTAGAAAATATTCGTTACGGACGCTTAGATGCAACCGATGAGGAAGTGTTCGAGGCGGCGCGAAAGGCTAATGCTCACGATTTCATCATTCAAAGTCAGGATGGTTACAATTCTCTGGTGGGCGAACGTGGTGTCAAGTTATCTGGAGGGCAGAGACAACGGATTGCGATCGCACGGGTAATTCTCAAAGACGCACCGATCCTGATCTTAGATGAAGCTACCTCTAGCCTTGATTCAATCACCGAAAAAGCAATCCAAGATACCCTCGACTTAGTAATGAATGGAAAAACGGTCATTGTAGTGGCTCATCGACTATCTACCATCGTCCATCTAGATCGGATTTTGGTGTTCGACAAAGGTCGCATTATCGAAGATGGTTCCCATACCAAACTGCTGGCACTTGGCGGGGCTTACCACAGGTTATGGAAAATGCAAGCGGGTGGATTTCTCCCAGAAAATCTTGGTGAGGAACGCATACATGAAGTTCGTACTAATACAGATAACGTTCAAAAGGGAATTATTGCTTGA
- a CDS encoding amidohydrolase family protein, translating to MTEYSRLKTSRSAAIRATLDYPVIDTDVHTNDFTPAFEDYIAKYGGVKLVDELRKTEASRLNSKSNGKDWYQQTPEERQYNRTIRSPWWARVTKNTLDLATYTLPGLLYERQAEQGSDYSVLFPNNVLAPAGASPENRQALQRAVNHYHADIYRKYSDRLTPVAGIPLTTPEEGIEELEFAVKTLGLKVINITGGVKRPIKAIADKYPADKFPEIAKYASYIDFYGLDSEYDYDPFWAKVVELGVPVTTHYGSQGWTGRSSISNYMNNHIGHFADGSEAFAKALFFGGVTKRFPQLRVAMLEGGADWGARVYIHLVDRFLKRNIKALENYNPALTNADELFEIFERYGAEVTQGHSLDKDELTKTVLGASFSRHSRAPIGSELDDFAAAGIEAIEDIRDRWVNSFFFGSESDDRTIATAFNDKANPLGVKINAIYSSDVGHWDVPDLTSPLAESWDLVQEGVISEADFKSYIFANPYKFYTQANPNFFKGTAIESKVGNTEFKQVDKNLVVA from the coding sequence ATGACTGAATATAGCCGATTAAAGACCTCACGCTCCGCCGCAATTAGAGCGACTCTTGATTATCCGGTAATCGACACCGACGTTCACACCAATGATTTCACCCCAGCTTTTGAAGATTACATTGCCAAGTACGGCGGCGTGAAGCTCGTAGACGAGTTACGTAAAACCGAAGCTTCCCGTCTCAACTCCAAAAGTAATGGTAAAGACTGGTATCAACAAACCCCTGAAGAACGTCAATACAACCGCACCATCCGATCGCCTTGGTGGGCGAGAGTTACCAAAAATACGTTGGATCTCGCTACTTACACCCTCCCCGGACTCCTCTATGAACGTCAAGCGGAGCAAGGATCGGACTATTCGGTATTGTTTCCGAATAATGTCCTAGCACCGGCTGGAGCCAGCCCAGAGAATCGTCAGGCACTGCAACGGGCGGTCAATCACTATCATGCTGATATTTATCGGAAATATAGCGATCGCCTGACACCGGTAGCTGGTATTCCTTTAACTACTCCCGAAGAAGGCATTGAGGAGTTAGAGTTTGCAGTAAAAACACTCGGCTTAAAAGTGATTAATATCACTGGTGGGGTGAAACGACCGATTAAAGCGATCGCTGATAAATATCCAGCCGATAAATTCCCCGAAATCGCCAAGTATGCTTCTTATATCGACTTCTACGGATTAGATAGTGAATACGACTACGATCCATTCTGGGCCAAAGTTGTGGAATTAGGCGTACCCGTTACCACCCATTACGGCAGTCAGGGTTGGACTGGACGCTCCTCCATCAGTAACTACATGAACAACCATATCGGTCACTTCGCCGATGGTTCGGAAGCTTTTGCGAAAGCGTTGTTCTTCGGTGGTGTTACCAAGCGTTTTCCACAATTGCGAGTAGCGATGCTAGAAGGTGGAGCAGATTGGGGTGCGCGTGTCTACATCCATTTGGTGGATCGGTTCTTAAAGCGCAATATCAAGGCACTGGAAAACTACAATCCAGCGTTGACAAATGCCGATGAGTTGTTTGAAATATTTGAGCGCTACGGTGCAGAAGTTACTCAAGGACATTCCCTTGATAAGGATGAATTGACTAAGACTGTACTGGGAGCTTCATTTAGCCGTCATAGCCGTGCGCCAATTGGTAGCGAATTGGACGATTTTGCCGCAGCAGGGATTGAAGCAATTGAAGACATCCGCGATCGCTGGGTGAACAGTTTCTTCTTTGGTTCCGAGTCCGACGATCGCACAATTGCTACGGCATTCAATGACAAAGCCAATCCCTTGGGAGTCAAGATCAACGCCATCTATTCCTCCGATGTTGGTCACTGGGATGTGCCAGATTTGACTTCCCCCTTGGCTGAAAGCTGGGATTTGGTTCAAGAAGGCGTTATTTCCGAAGCCGACTTTAAATCATACATATTCGCTAATCCCTACAAGTTTTACACCCAAGCTAACCCCAATTTCTTCAAGGGGACTGCGATCGAATCCAAAGTAGGTAACACCGAATTTAAACAAGTGGATAAAAACCTAGTGGTGGCGTAA
- a CDS encoding LLM class flavin-dependent oxidoreductase, producing MSTTRKFRLGAFIQATGHHISSWRHPDAQADAGLNFEHYKEITQTAERGLFDAVFLADSPGVWGDAPGTQYRNGKMAHFEPVTLFSALSSVTQNIGFISTASTTYEEPYTLARKFASLDYLSNGRAGWNVVTTGNENAARNFGLEHHPEHSQRYERAEEFVEVVKGLWDSWEDDAFIRDKESGVYFDPDKLHTLNHKGKYFSVQGPLNVGRPPQGYPVIVQAGASESGRDLAARTAEVIFTANQTLADAQEFYADVKGRLAQYGRSLDDLKIMPGAFPIIGRTEAEAQEKYEFLQSLIHPDVAWGILKNYYKGVDLSKYSLDDVAPELPSDTNTNKSRLKLVRDLATRGTLTLRQLYLSLATARGHRTILGTPETIADQLEEWFNNGAADGFNIMPPILPTGLDEFVNLVVPILQKRGLFRTEYEGSTLRENLGLRRPVNRFAAKQVDKSLVLA from the coding sequence ATGAGTACAACACGCAAATTTCGTTTAGGTGCATTCATTCAAGCCACCGGTCATCACATATCCTCTTGGCGACACCCTGATGCACAAGCAGATGCTGGATTGAATTTCGAGCATTACAAGGAGATTACCCAGACTGCCGAACGCGGCTTGTTTGATGCAGTTTTTCTCGCAGATAGCCCAGGAGTCTGGGGTGACGCTCCCGGAACTCAGTATCGAAACGGTAAAATGGCCCATTTCGAGCCAGTCACTCTTTTCTCTGCCTTGTCCTCCGTTACCCAAAATATCGGCTTCATTTCCACCGCCTCGACCACTTATGAGGAACCCTACACCCTGGCTCGGAAGTTTGCCTCCCTGGACTACTTGAGTAACGGCAGGGCAGGCTGGAATGTAGTCACCACAGGCAATGAGAACGCCGCCCGTAATTTCGGACTTGAGCATCACCCAGAACATAGCCAGCGTTATGAACGCGCCGAAGAGTTTGTGGAAGTGGTGAAAGGACTGTGGGATAGCTGGGAAGATGATGCTTTCATCCGTGACAAAGAATCTGGTGTCTATTTCGACCCGGACAAACTGCATACACTCAACCATAAGGGCAAATATTTTTCTGTCCAAGGCCCTTTAAACGTTGGTCGTCCGCCCCAAGGCTACCCCGTGATTGTTCAAGCTGGAGCCTCGGAATCGGGACGGGACTTAGCTGCACGCACCGCCGAGGTGATTTTCACCGCCAATCAAACCTTAGCTGATGCCCAAGAATTTTATGCTGATGTGAAAGGGAGATTAGCACAATATGGGCGATCGCTAGACGATCTCAAAATTATGCCTGGTGCTTTCCCAATTATTGGCCGTACCGAAGCAGAAGCTCAAGAGAAGTACGAATTCCTGCAATCGCTAATTCATCCCGATGTCGCTTGGGGGATTTTAAAGAACTATTACAAAGGTGTGGATCTGTCGAAATATTCTTTAGATGATGTGGCTCCCGAACTACCCAGCGACACCAACACAAATAAGAGTCGTCTCAAACTAGTCAGAGATTTGGCGACTCGTGGCACGCTCACACTGCGCCAGTTGTATCTTTCTCTTGCCACCGCACGAGGACATCGCACCATCCTTGGTACACCCGAAACCATTGCCGATCAGTTAGAAGAATGGTTCAACAATGGTGCAGCAGACGGCTTTAATATCATGCCGCCAATCCTTCCCACAGGATTAGATGAGTTCGTTAACTTAGTCGTTCCCATCTTGCAAAAACGCGGATTGTTCCGTACCGAATACGAGGGTAGTACCTTGCGTGAAAATCTAGGATTGCGTCGTCCAGTCAATCGTTTTGCAGCAAAACAAGTGGACAAGAGCCTCGTGTTAGCGTAA
- a CDS encoding carotenoid oxygenase family protein: MATIAVNPYLDRNFAPIRKEITTDKLLVIGELPLDLSGIFVRNGPNPQWTPIGQYHWFDGDGMLHGVQISNGVATYRNRYIQTAGWKKEREAGKALWTGLLEPRRKDNPHSGYKNTANTALVWHAGQMLALNEGGKPHAIKLPELETIGEYTYNDKLISAFTAHPKVDPVTGEMVFFGYSLFAPPYVQYSVVSAQGELLRTVPIDLPIGVMMHDFAITENYTIFMDLPLTFSAERSQRGEPIMMFERDRPSRFGIVPRHGDNSNIRWFESPSCYVFHTLNAYEDGDEVVLIACRMSSTSVLSSDDSQPDPEGNIPRLYRWRFNLNTGTVREEMLDDVASEFPRINENLLGRQTRYGYTNKMANSPLPLFEGIIKYDFSSGKSQTHEFGQGRYGGEAVFAPRPGAIAEDDGWLVTFIHDENSNTSELVLVNAQDLTAEPVARVIIPQRAPYGFHGTWVAEK, encoded by the coding sequence ATGGCAACAATAGCAGTCAATCCATATCTCGATCGCAATTTTGCTCCAATCCGTAAAGAAATCACCACCGACAAATTGCTAGTCATTGGTGAATTACCCCTTGACTTATCAGGGATATTTGTACGGAATGGCCCTAACCCTCAATGGACACCCATCGGTCAATATCACTGGTTTGACGGAGATGGGATGTTGCATGGCGTACAAATTAGCAACGGCGTAGCGACTTATCGTAACCGTTACATCCAGACAGCCGGGTGGAAAAAAGAACGAGAAGCGGGTAAGGCTCTTTGGACAGGATTGTTAGAACCACGGCGAAAGGATAATCCCCACAGTGGCTACAAAAATACCGCCAACACTGCCTTAGTTTGGCACGCTGGTCAAATGTTGGCGCTGAACGAGGGAGGTAAACCTCACGCCATCAAGCTTCCTGAATTAGAAACTATTGGCGAGTATACCTACAATGATAAGCTGATTTCTGCCTTCACAGCCCATCCCAAAGTAGACCCAGTTACGGGCGAAATGGTCTTCTTTGGCTATTCTTTGTTTGCACCACCATACGTACAATATAGTGTAGTCTCTGCACAAGGCGAACTATTGCGGACAGTACCAATTGACCTGCCAATAGGAGTGATGATGCACGATTTCGCCATCACTGAAAACTACACGATTTTCATGGATTTGCCATTGACTTTTAGTGCCGAGCGATCGCAACGGGGAGAACCCATTATGATGTTTGAGCGCGATCGCCCCAGTCGTTTTGGAATTGTACCGCGTCATGGTGACAACAGTAATATCCGATGGTTTGAAAGTCCCTCTTGCTACGTCTTCCATACTCTCAACGCTTACGAAGACGGCGATGAAGTAGTGCTTATTGCCTGTCGCATGAGTTCTACAAGTGTTTTGAGTTCTGATGATTCGCAACCCGACCCAGAAGGAAATATCCCGCGCTTGTATCGCTGGCGATTTAACCTCAATACGGGGACAGTGCGTGAAGAAATGTTGGACGATGTAGCTTCAGAATTTCCTCGCATCAACGAAAATCTATTGGGACGGCAAACCCGATATGGCTATACCAACAAAATGGCGAATAGTCCCCTACCTTTATTTGAAGGCATCATTAAGTACGACTTCAGTAGTGGAAAGTCCCAAACCCACGAATTCGGACAGGGACGCTATGGCGGTGAAGCTGTATTTGCGCCGCGTCCTGGTGCAATTGCTGAGGATGACGGTTGGCTTGTGACTTTCATCCACGATGAGAATTCAAACACTTCAGAATTAGTATTGGTGAATGCCCAAGATTTAACAGCTGAACCTGTAGCGCGGGTGATAATTCCTCAACGAGCGCCTTATGGATTTCATGGTACTTGGGTTGCTGAAAAATAG
- a CDS encoding PadR family transcriptional regulator, with protein sequence MSLAYVILGFLQQQEMTGYDLKTICFDRCIAHLWPADQAQIYRTLDKLVEQGWITCTIEIQRDRPNRKVYCVTEPGKAEFTRWLETHQSLPTIREPLLLQLHFAEQLPNETIIHLLEQQLAARIKKLAECEIIDLPSLGDESANREQVMQRLVLELAIRREQTYIDWLKIAINVISQQKPCTSHYQIL encoded by the coding sequence ATGTCCCTAGCATACGTAATTCTAGGTTTTCTTCAGCAGCAAGAAATGACGGGCTACGACCTGAAAACGATCTGCTTCGATCGATGTATTGCCCATTTGTGGCCAGCAGACCAGGCACAAATTTACAGAACTCTTGATAAGCTAGTTGAGCAAGGCTGGATTACCTGTACAATTGAGATTCAACGCGATCGCCCCAACCGCAAAGTATACTGTGTAACGGAGCCAGGGAAAGCCGAATTTACCCGATGGCTTGAGACTCATCAGTCCTTACCGACTATACGAGAACCTTTGCTCCTCCAGTTGCATTTTGCAGAGCAATTGCCGAATGAAACCATTATTCATCTACTAGAGCAACAATTGGCGGCTCGAATCAAAAAGCTTGCTGAATGTGAAATCATTGATTTGCCATCACTTGGTGATGAGTCTGCCAACCGCGAGCAAGTAATGCAAAGGCTGGTGCTAGAGTTAGCGATCCGTAGAGAACAGACTTATATTGATTGGTTGAAGATAGCAATCAATGTTATCAGTCAGCAAAAGCCATGTACATCACATTACCAGATTTTATAA